A window of the Euzebya pacifica genome harbors these coding sequences:
- a CDS encoding MBL fold metallo-hydrolase, with translation MARLDQRHPAGAPGPWFVDSRCIDCDAARHVAPGLIARNPSDGVSVFTRQPATAEEVAMAWRAVLVCPTRSVGHVSERQPPPGVYPHDLGDGVHRLGHNASDSFGAHSYLVVRDDGNLMIDAPRWTRQLVEPIEALGGIAHVLLTHRDDVADADRYAERFDARVWIHADDRAAAPYATDVIDGTEPVEPTEGVVAVPVPGHTKGSVLYHVDGRLLFSGDSLAWDPRREQLTAFRRACWFSWDAQTASLDRFARSGLRFDRLFCGHGWSHDAPAERFHDHLVDLVARMPSWRLTRR, from the coding sequence ATGGCACGGCTGGATCAGCGGCACCCGGCGGGCGCACCCGGACCGTGGTTCGTCGACTCGCGCTGCATCGACTGCGATGCCGCACGGCACGTCGCTCCCGGCCTGATCGCCCGCAACCCCTCCGACGGCGTCTCGGTGTTCACCCGGCAGCCCGCCACGGCGGAGGAGGTGGCCATGGCGTGGCGGGCGGTCCTTGTCTGTCCGACCCGTTCGGTGGGACACGTCAGCGAACGGCAACCGCCACCCGGTGTGTACCCACACGATCTCGGCGACGGGGTCCACCGCCTCGGCCACAACGCCAGCGACTCGTTCGGTGCCCACAGCTACCTGGTGGTCCGCGACGACGGCAACCTGATGATCGACGCGCCCCGCTGGACCCGGCAGCTGGTCGAACCGATCGAGGCGCTGGGCGGAATCGCCCACGTCCTGCTGACCCACCGGGACGATGTCGCCGACGCCGACCGGTACGCGGAACGGTTCGACGCCAGGGTGTGGATCCACGCCGACGACCGCGCCGCGGCACCCTACGCCACCGACGTGATCGACGGCACGGAGCCAGTCGAGCCGACGGAGGGCGTCGTCGCCGTTCCCGTCCCGGGCCACACCAAGGGCAGCGTGCTGTACCACGTCGACGGACGCCTGCTGTTCAGCGGCGACTCGCTGGCGTGGGACCCGCGACGGGAACAGCTGACGGCGTTCCGGCGTGCGTGCTGGTTCTCCTGGGACGCCCAGACCGCCTCCCTCGACCGCTTCGCCCGCTCCGGCCTGCGGTTCGACCGCCTGTTCTGCGGGCACGGCTGGAGCCACGACGCCCCGGCGGAACGCTTCCACGACCACCTCGTCGACCTGGTCGCTCGGATGCCCAGCTGGCGCTTGACCCGTCGGTAG
- a CDS encoding 3'(2'),5'-bisphosphate nucleotidase CysQ family protein: MTLGTADLTALADAARSAATEAGRMIARTRPREIEHKAEGASLASQVLTEVDRRSEQIILDHLQPTIERFGLALLTEERDDDGGRLVAEQFWCIDPLDGTLPFIEGRPGYAVSIALVGRDGSPLIGVIYDPVEATLVHAIRGVGAFRDGIAWTREASDDGGALTLFADRSFLDGQDGDAAVAPFEQIAQEMGLDSVRLNATAGAVMNALGVLGSPPACYVKDPKPRGGGSLWDFAATACVFHEVGAVATDINGHPLDLNRADSTFMNHRGVLFASNDALARRIRAIRRGGN, encoded by the coding sequence GTGACGCTCGGGACCGCGGATCTGACCGCCCTTGCCGACGCCGCGAGGTCGGCCGCGACTGAAGCGGGGCGGATGATCGCGCGCACCCGGCCGCGCGAGATCGAGCACAAGGCCGAGGGGGCCAGCCTTGCGTCGCAGGTGCTGACCGAGGTGGATCGCCGCAGCGAGCAGATCATCCTTGATCACCTCCAGCCCACGATCGAACGCTTCGGGCTGGCCCTCCTCACCGAGGAACGCGACGACGACGGCGGGCGCTTGGTCGCCGAGCAGTTCTGGTGCATCGATCCCCTGGACGGGACCCTGCCGTTCATCGAGGGCAGGCCGGGCTACGCGGTGTCCATCGCGCTGGTCGGGCGCGACGGCAGCCCGTTGATCGGGGTGATCTACGACCCCGTCGAGGCGACGCTGGTCCATGCGATCCGGGGTGTCGGGGCCTTCCGTGACGGCATCGCCTGGACCCGTGAGGCGAGCGATGATGGTGGGGCGCTCACGCTGTTCGCCGACCGCAGCTTCCTCGACGGGCAGGATGGCGACGCAGCCGTTGCCCCATTCGAGCAGATCGCCCAGGAGATGGGCCTGGACAGTGTGCGCCTCAACGCGACCGCCGGCGCGGTGATGAACGCGCTGGGCGTCCTCGGCAGCCCCCCGGCCTGCTACGTGAAGGACCCCAAGCCCCGGGGTGGGGGCAGCCTGTGGGACTTCGCCGCCACGGCATGCGTGTTCCACGAGGTCGGGGCGGTCGCCACCGACATCAACGGTCACCCCCTCGACCTGAACCGGGCCGACTCCACGTTCATGAATCATCGCGGAGTCCTCTTCGCCAGCAACGATGCTCTGGCCCGCCGCATCCGGGCAATCCGTCGTGGTGGGAACTGA
- a CDS encoding ERCC4 domain-containing protein, translated as MAVNHEEGTSLPYLVRIPLGEHGMVLKTKEPWPRTSRLYCHPAEWPQAPEILERVPVRTCRRRGAAVDLVLDRKQLNRSQFVFTRARGRQMIFWQTAKVAKQARPNVSLPTARASGRVLVIIADTNERRGWSFSAQQAEVVKRKLPIGDYAVEDAAGRLVAAVERKSLDDLAGGLLDGRIRHQAAELAGLPRAAIVVEERYSAVFGLEFVRPAAVAEAIAELSVRVPTVPIVFAETRKLAQEWAYRFLGAALAHVEEDRQAAGVMADLTGVVVEVDAGPGPTTTASAAEVRRWARDAGIPVSDKGRVPTHVREAFEAARSSSADPGGHDDQGDQGTV; from the coding sequence GTGGCGGTCAACCACGAGGAGGGCACTTCGCTGCCGTACCTCGTCCGGATCCCCCTCGGGGAGCACGGGATGGTGCTGAAGACCAAGGAGCCCTGGCCCCGAACCAGCCGGCTGTACTGCCACCCGGCCGAGTGGCCGCAGGCGCCCGAGATCCTCGAGCGAGTGCCGGTGCGCACCTGCAGGCGGCGAGGCGCGGCCGTGGACCTCGTCCTGGATCGGAAGCAGCTCAACCGGTCCCAGTTCGTGTTCACCCGCGCACGGGGTCGACAGATGATCTTCTGGCAGACCGCGAAGGTCGCCAAGCAGGCGCGGCCGAACGTCAGCCTGCCGACCGCACGGGCCAGCGGTCGGGTCCTCGTGATCATCGCCGACACCAACGAGCGCCGGGGATGGTCGTTCTCTGCCCAGCAGGCCGAGGTCGTCAAGCGGAAGCTCCCGATCGGCGACTACGCCGTCGAGGACGCGGCCGGGCGGCTGGTCGCCGCGGTCGAGCGCAAGTCACTGGACGACCTCGCCGGCGGCCTGCTCGACGGGCGGATCCGCCACCAAGCAGCCGAGCTGGCTGGTCTTCCACGGGCCGCCATCGTCGTCGAGGAGCGCTACTCGGCGGTGTTCGGCCTGGAGTTCGTGCGCCCCGCGGCGGTCGCCGAGGCGATCGCCGAGCTGTCGGTTCGCGTGCCGACCGTCCCGATCGTGTTCGCCGAGACCCGCAAGCTGGCACAGGAGTGGGCCTACCGCTTCCTCGGCGCCGCCCTCGCACATGTCGAGGAGGACCGTCAGGCGGCCGGCGTCATGGCCGACCTGACCGGCGTTGTCGTCGAGGTCGACGCCGGGCCCGGCCCCACCACGACCGCCTCGGCCGCGGAGGTCCGTCGCTGGGCCAGGGACGCCGGCATCCCCGTGTCGGACAAGGGACGGGTACCGACGCACGTGCGCGAGGCCTTCGAGGCAGCCCGCTCGTCATCCGCCGATCCGGGCGGCCACGACGACCAGGGCGATCAGGGCACGGTGTAG
- a CDS encoding YbhB/YbcL family Raf kinase inhibitor-like protein, translating into MSAFELTSPAFDHDDELPERFTQDGTDVSPPIRWSGVPDGTAELVLIAENRDADEGVVTHWVVYGILPEETSELPEDMGDQALVQAETFELCQGLNEFDNSGYTGPLPLDERGRHRMFFRLFALDVVLDVPPGITRMELKKAAEGHIIGTAEMVGLA; encoded by the coding sequence ATGTCGGCGTTCGAGCTGACCAGCCCCGCATTCGACCACGACGACGAACTGCCCGAACGGTTCACCCAGGACGGCACCGACGTCTCCCCGCCCATCCGCTGGTCAGGCGTGCCCGACGGCACCGCCGAGCTGGTCCTGATCGCCGAGAACCGCGACGCCGACGAAGGTGTCGTCACCCACTGGGTGGTCTACGGCATCCTCCCGGAGGAGACCAGCGAGCTGCCCGAGGACATGGGCGACCAGGCGCTCGTGCAGGCCGAGACCTTCGAGCTGTGCCAGGGCCTCAACGAGTTCGACAACTCCGGCTACACCGGCCCGCTACCGCTCGACGAGCGGGGGCGCCACCGGATGTTCTTCCGGCTGTTCGCCCTCGACGTGGTCCTGGACGTCCCGCCGGGGATCACCCGCATGGAACTCAAGAAGGCCGCCGAGGGCCACATCATCGGCACCGCGGAGATGGTCGGCCTGGCCTGA
- a CDS encoding amidase: protein MTTVADLRAGYAAALTTPTAVAEAFLAARPTERPWQAFRSVDAEDVRAQARTSTERLAAGTPAGPLEGVPVGVKDFVAVDGYRSHAGTRDLVAHGDVDALLVRRLRDAGAIIVGKLHCTELGLSPTGISGAQPTPVNPHSPTHLTGGSSSGTGAAVGAGLIPLGVGSDGGGSIRIPAALCGVFGIKPSWDLVPTDGEMSVGWWSVEHIGPLARCTEDLTTMLSVMADVPLAISEEPLRFGVDWSWWGRPDAEVDAACRAVVAELSAADISIPYVDLAMSAGYATALAEVVAGVWDVWQDTPDRFSTDVRATLGMSAHVTGADYVRAQQVRRVLAESFEAAFETVDVIVVPTTATAAPPRPSDAELDAGVVDLDMLDAMIAYTFPANLCGLPAASVPVGQTLDGRPIGLQLIGRRGADATVLSACAALERAGLAAAPVSSRQHDPFPVPTPTTHEE from the coding sequence GTGACCACCGTCGCCGATCTGCGGGCTGGTTACGCCGCCGCGCTCACCACCCCCACCGCGGTGGCCGAGGCCTTCCTCGCGGCACGGCCCACCGAACGGCCGTGGCAGGCCTTCCGCAGCGTCGATGCCGAGGACGTGCGGGCCCAGGCGCGGACGTCGACCGAACGGCTCGCGGCCGGAACGCCGGCCGGCCCCCTCGAGGGCGTCCCCGTCGGGGTGAAGGACTTCGTGGCCGTCGACGGCTATCGCAGCCACGCCGGAACCCGTGACCTGGTTGCCCACGGTGACGTCGACGCCCTGCTCGTCCGCCGGCTGCGGGATGCCGGGGCCATCATCGTCGGCAAGCTCCACTGCACCGAGCTCGGCCTGTCGCCGACCGGGATCAGCGGGGCCCAGCCGACACCGGTGAATCCCCACTCCCCCACCCACCTGACCGGCGGGTCCTCCAGCGGGACCGGCGCCGCGGTCGGTGCGGGCCTGATCCCCCTCGGGGTGGGCAGCGACGGGGGCGGCAGCATCCGCATCCCGGCGGCCCTGTGCGGGGTCTTCGGCATCAAGCCGTCGTGGGACCTCGTCCCCACCGATGGGGAGATGTCGGTCGGCTGGTGGTCGGTGGAGCACATCGGTCCGCTTGCCCGCTGCACCGAGGACCTGACCACGATGCTGTCGGTCATGGCCGACGTGCCGCTGGCCATCAGCGAGGAACCGCTGCGCTTCGGGGTCGACTGGTCCTGGTGGGGCCGGCCCGATGCCGAGGTCGATGCCGCCTGCCGTGCGGTCGTGGCCGAGCTGTCGGCGGCAGACATCAGCATCCCGTACGTCGACCTGGCGATGTCCGCGGGCTACGCCACTGCCCTGGCCGAGGTCGTCGCCGGGGTCTGGGACGTCTGGCAGGACACCCCCGACCGGTTCAGCACCGACGTGCGGGCCACGCTCGGCATGTCCGCCCACGTGACCGGCGCCGACTACGTGCGGGCCCAGCAGGTTCGGCGGGTCCTCGCCGAGTCCTTCGAGGCCGCGTTCGAGACCGTCGACGTCATCGTGGTCCCGACCACGGCAACGGCGGCGCCCCCGCGACCGTCCGACGCCGAGCTCGACGCGGGCGTGGTCGACCTCGACATGCTCGACGCGATGATCGCCTACACGTTTCCGGCCAACCTCTGCGGCCTGCCCGCCGCCAGCGTGCCGGTCGGCCAGACACTCGACGGCCGCCCGATCGGGCTGCAGCTCATCGGTCGGCGCGGTGCCGACGCCACGGTGCTGTCGGCCTGCGCGGCGCTGGAGCGTGCTGGCCTTGCCGCCGCCCCCGTGTCGTCGCGCCAGCACGACCCCTTTCCTGTCCCGACACCCACCACACACGAGGAGTAG
- a CDS encoding RNB domain-containing ribonuclease: MTSSRRRVPTGPLTDALADLRAELEVPTAFPPEVEQAAEAAAVRGPRHDRVDATDLPLVTIDPPGSRDLDQAVHVAAEGRGFVVSYAIADVAAFVDQGDPVDEEAWVRGVSRYSPDRVIPLHPRALSEGAASLLPDEDRPAVLWTIRLGADGDIDDVAVRRATVRSRAQLTYAEAQHAIDLGTDPMLVRLSRVGRLRAEREWVRGGVSLALPDQEVHRTDDGTFDLRYRAPRPVEEWNAQISLLTGIAAGTMMADAGIGVLRTLPAPDPDAVQALRQRAWALGLPWPREIPYAAFVRTLDPHEPVEAAMVSLAAVGLRGAGYVAFDGETPDEHRHEALASAYAHVTAPLRRLVDRYGSEIALALHAGVRPSGWVLERLDELPKAMARARGRAGALDRAVLDLVEAHVLAPQVGRTFAATVVRTSDRGTDVQLRQPAVTARLVGVELPLGTEVQVRLDAVDAAGRTVVFVPAS; the protein is encoded by the coding sequence ATGACCAGCAGCCGCCGTCGGGTCCCCACGGGGCCCCTCACCGACGCCCTCGCCGACCTCCGCGCAGAGCTCGAGGTCCCCACGGCCTTTCCTCCCGAGGTCGAGCAGGCAGCCGAGGCGGCCGCCGTTCGCGGTCCCCGACACGACCGCGTCGACGCCACGGACCTGCCCCTGGTCACCATCGATCCGCCGGGCTCGCGCGACCTCGACCAAGCGGTGCACGTTGCCGCCGAGGGTCGTGGGTTCGTCGTCAGCTACGCCATCGCCGACGTGGCGGCCTTCGTCGACCAGGGCGATCCGGTCGACGAGGAGGCATGGGTCCGCGGCGTCTCCCGTTACAGCCCCGACCGGGTCATCCCGCTCCACCCGCGCGCCCTGTCGGAGGGGGCTGCAAGCCTGCTGCCGGACGAGGATCGCCCGGCCGTGCTGTGGACCATCCGCCTTGGCGCCGACGGGGACATCGACGACGTCGCCGTCCGGCGGGCGACCGTCCGCAGCCGCGCACAGCTGACCTACGCCGAGGCGCAGCACGCCATCGACCTCGGCACCGATCCCATGCTGGTCCGGCTGTCCCGGGTCGGACGTCTCCGGGCCGAGCGCGAGTGGGTCCGCGGCGGGGTCTCGCTGGCGCTGCCCGACCAGGAGGTCCATCGCACCGACGACGGCACCTTCGACCTGCGCTACCGGGCACCACGCCCGGTGGAGGAGTGGAACGCCCAGATCTCCCTCCTCACCGGCATCGCGGCAGGCACCATGATGGCCGACGCGGGGATCGGCGTGCTCCGGACACTGCCCGCCCCCGATCCCGATGCCGTCCAGGCGCTCCGCCAGCGGGCGTGGGCGCTCGGACTGCCGTGGCCGCGCGAGATCCCCTACGCCGCGTTCGTGCGCACCCTCGACCCCCACGAACCGGTCGAGGCGGCCATGGTCTCCCTGGCCGCCGTCGGGCTGCGCGGCGCGGGGTACGTGGCCTTCGACGGCGAGACGCCCGACGAGCACCGCCACGAGGCCCTCGCCAGCGCCTATGCCCACGTGACCGCCCCGCTGCGACGGCTGGTCGACCGCTACGGCAGCGAGATCGCCCTCGCCCTGCATGCGGGGGTCCGCCCTTCCGGCTGGGTCCTCGAACGGCTGGACGAGCTGCCGAAGGCGATGGCGCGGGCCCGTGGTCGGGCAGGAGCGCTGGACCGTGCGGTCCTCGACCTCGTCGAGGCCCACGTGCTGGCCCCGCAGGTCGGTCGGACCTTCGCGGCGACCGTGGTGCGAACCTCCGACCGCGGCACCGACGTGCAGCTGCGACAGCCTGCGGTCACCGCACGGCTGGTGGGCGTCGAGCTGCCCCTCGGCACGGAGGTGCAGGTCCGGCTGGACGCCGTGGACGCCGCCGGGCGCACCGTCGTCTTCGTCCCGGCCAGCTGA
- a CDS encoding aldo/keto reductase encodes MKTFTLPGTDLTVPNVVLGVMRIEDKTDEEVRTLVGTAMDSGITFFDHADVYGSDVHGCERRFAEAMRWTSSEREQVVLQTKAGIVPEGPYFDYSHEHLVRSVEGSLAALGTDWIDILLLHRPDALVEPEEVARAFDDLAAAGKVRHFGVSNHTPGQIELLRRSVQQPLVANQLQLSVTHAPLVAQGVAANMQALDQSISRDVGTLDYCRLHDITVQAWSPFQAGFFTGVFLGSPDYPELNAVIDRLAAQYDVPAIAIATAWITRHPAQMQVVLGTTTPERVAGAALGSDVPLTRAEWYEMFRAAGYTVP; translated from the coding sequence GTGAAGACCTTCACCCTGCCGGGGACCGACCTCACCGTCCCCAACGTCGTGCTCGGCGTGATGCGCATCGAGGACAAGACCGACGAGGAGGTCCGTACCCTCGTCGGGACGGCGATGGACTCGGGCATCACGTTCTTCGACCACGCCGACGTGTACGGGTCGGACGTGCACGGCTGTGAGCGGCGGTTCGCCGAGGCGATGCGCTGGACGTCGTCGGAGCGCGAGCAGGTGGTCCTGCAGACCAAGGCCGGGATCGTCCCGGAGGGCCCGTACTTCGACTACTCCCACGAGCACCTGGTGCGGTCGGTGGAGGGGTCGCTGGCGGCGCTCGGCACCGACTGGATCGACATCCTGCTGCTCCACCGTCCCGACGCACTGGTCGAACCCGAGGAGGTCGCCCGGGCCTTCGACGACCTGGCGGCGGCCGGCAAGGTCCGCCACTTCGGCGTGTCCAACCACACACCCGGGCAGATCGAGCTGCTGCGGAGGTCGGTCCAGCAGCCACTCGTGGCCAACCAGCTCCAGCTGTCGGTGACCCACGCCCCGCTGGTGGCGCAGGGTGTGGCCGCGAACATGCAGGCCCTCGATCAGTCGATCAGCCGTGACGTCGGCACCCTGGACTACTGCCGCCTGCACGACATCACCGTGCAGGCCTGGTCGCCGTTTCAGGCCGGGTTCTTCACAGGTGTGTTCCTCGGCTCGCCGGACTACCCCGAGCTGAACGCCGTGATCGACCGGCTGGCCGCGCAGTACGACGTGCCGGCCATCGCCATCGCCACGGCGTGGATCACGCGCCACCCGGCCCAGATGCAGGTCGTGCTGGGCACCACCACTCCGGAGCGCGTCGCTGGTGCCGCCCTCGGTTCGGACGTGCCGTTGACCCGCGCGGAGTGGTACGAGATGTTCCGCGCAGCCGGCTACACCGTGCCCTGA
- a CDS encoding trypsin-like serine protease: MRRLLLAFLAMALVLPLAPSATAEDYHIVNGTPAAQGAYPWMAAFLFDGGQGCGGSVIAPNWILTASHCVADDRGQPSVAPGSATFVVNATDWTDGSGQTLTAAEIIIHPNYDAATTDNDVALIRTNEAANVTPVQFATAPEQNPAAGTEVRVIGYGTTTSGGEASNTLLQVDVPIVSDADCAAGYGNLNAPNMLCAGAPTQDEANPGRDSCQGDSGGPLFIDGDQPVQIGVVSFGIGCGAPLPGVYAEVSTYAEWIQGIIGGGIQPGEPDPGPVAEQPTGAADMVVRIQGQTDPNGAVDNAIAISQYVFQTPGAFGVLAASANFPDALGGSALASYYGPLLYVNPDGTLSEDTLREFQRALDPGSTIYVLGGTAVIGPDVAAALEAAGFVVERLAGAGRQQTARIVADKVNEVVNGDQAPPFDSVIVAFEGNWPDAVTVGSISGWFGIPVLLTPTAELGGPAAEYLQENLPAEVMVLGGDAVISQNVRDQIQAIIGEDGFVQPLFGDSRFETAADIAFYTRELFTFNDEVFEFEGEAITEPDVLVAVNLEQPDAFTHVLAASSLVGNFGGLFVAVDSAGGFRDAIVPAICGIDKQVFAIGSTALVTDEATQQIQAASAGTSCDPNDPFALGG; encoded by the coding sequence ATGAGACGACTGCTGCTTGCCTTCCTCGCGATGGCGCTGGTGCTGCCCCTTGCCCCGTCGGCCACGGCCGAGGACTACCACATCGTCAACGGGACCCCGGCCGCTCAGGGGGCCTACCCCTGGATGGCCGCGTTCCTCTTCGACGGTGGCCAGGGCTGTGGAGGCTCGGTCATCGCGCCCAACTGGATCCTGACGGCGTCGCACTGCGTGGCCGACGACCGCGGCCAGCCGTCCGTGGCTCCCGGCAGCGCCACCTTCGTGGTCAACGCCACCGACTGGACCGACGGCAGTGGCCAGACGCTGACCGCGGCAGAGATCATCATCCATCCCAACTACGACGCGGCGACCACCGACAACGACGTCGCGCTGATCCGCACCAACGAGGCCGCGAACGTCACACCGGTCCAGTTCGCGACGGCGCCCGAGCAGAACCCAGCCGCAGGCACCGAGGTGCGCGTGATCGGCTACGGCACGACCACCTCCGGCGGTGAGGCGTCGAACACGCTCCTGCAGGTCGATGTGCCGATCGTGTCGGATGCCGATTGTGCCGCCGGGTACGGCAACCTCAACGCCCCCAACATGCTGTGCGCCGGTGCACCCACCCAGGACGAGGCCAACCCGGGCCGGGACTCCTGCCAGGGCGACTCGGGCGGACCGCTGTTCATCGACGGTGACCAGCCGGTCCAGATCGGTGTCGTCTCCTTCGGCATCGGCTGCGGTGCCCCCCTGCCCGGTGTCTACGCCGAGGTCTCGACCTACGCCGAGTGGATCCAGGGCATCATCGGTGGTGGCATCCAGCCGGGCGAGCCCGACCCCGGCCCCGTCGCCGAGCAGCCGACCGGTGCCGCGGACATGGTCGTCCGCATCCAGGGCCAGACCGACCCCAACGGTGCCGTCGACAACGCCATCGCCATCTCCCAGTACGTGTTCCAGACCCCAGGGGCATTCGGTGTCCTCGCCGCCTCGGCGAACTTCCCCGACGCCCTCGGCGGTTCGGCGTTGGCGTCTTACTACGGCCCGCTCCTGTACGTGAACCCCGACGGGACCCTGTCGGAGGACACGCTGCGGGAGTTCCAGCGAGCGCTGGACCCCGGCTCGACCATCTACGTCCTCGGTGGCACCGCCGTCATCGGTCCCGACGTGGCGGCCGCGCTCGAGGCTGCCGGCTTCGTCGTCGAGCGGCTGGCGGGTGCGGGTCGCCAGCAGACCGCCCGGATCGTCGCCGACAAGGTGAACGAGGTAGTCAACGGAGACCAGGCCCCGCCGTTCGACTCCGTGATCGTCGCCTTCGAGGGCAACTGGCCCGACGCGGTGACCGTCGGGTCCATTTCCGGCTGGTTCGGCATCCCCGTCCTGCTGACCCCCACCGCCGAGCTCGGCGGCCCTGCCGCGGAGTACCTGCAGGAGAACCTGCCTGCGGAGGTCATGGTCCTGGGTGGCGACGCGGTCATCTCCCAGAACGTCCGTGACCAGATCCAGGCGATCATCGGCGAGGACGGGTTCGTCCAGCCGTTGTTCGGTGACTCCCGCTTCGAGACGGCAGCCGACATCGCCTTCTACACGCGCGAGCTGTTCACGTTCAACGACGAGGTCTTCGAGTTCGAGGGCGAGGCCATCACCGAACCCGACGTGCTGGTCGCGGTGAACCTCGAGCAGCCGGATGCGTTCACCCACGTGCTGGCGGCGTCGTCGCTGGTCGGCAACTTCGGCGGGCTGTTCGTCGCCGTCGACAGCGCCGGCGGGTTCCGCGACGCGATCGTCCCGGCGATCTGCGGCATCGACAAGCAGGTGTTCGCCATCGGCTCGACCGCGCTGGTCACCGACGAGGCCACCCAGCAGATACAGGCCGCGTCGGCCGGGACCAGCTGTGACCCCAACGATCCGTTCGCGCTCGGCGGTTAG
- a CDS encoding dihydroxyacetone kinase subunit DhaK, with translation MGTSRFHNDRDELVQQAIDGHLRTTPGLARLDGYPGTKVVVRTDADPAAVAILSGGGSGHEPAHVGYVGQGMLTAAVAGELFASPAVDAVETAIAHVTTEAGCVLVVKDYTGDRLNFGLAAQRARADGHEIRVVTVADDIALPDAEHPRGLAGTVLVHKLAGHLAREGADVDTIAEAAQALADDCRTIGLALTTATMPTAGEEGRFDDDVAEVGLGIHGEPGVERIPTGDATDYAELLADRLLDGAPDGPLIVLINDLGAVPPVELGVLVDALLAGPLGERAELVVGPGRFMTSLDMYGVSVTIAPLDDQRRAALTSPVEPAAWSSPVPVRAPEVLELPTREGGEAVEPSDHPGRRTALEAVADRLAAARDELDTLDSAVGDGDTGTTFAAGGRAIAESLDELPLADLPALLGALSARVTGAMGGSAGALVGLLLDGMRGALADGEEPPAALAAGLEAMQEHGGAAEGDRTMLDALWPAQRVLADGGDLEEAADVARKAAQATAEIDETGAGRSSYVGADALVGNPDPGAIVAAHVLEAFAAAVCGGTDG, from the coding sequence ATGGGCACATCGCGCTTCCACAACGACCGTGACGAGCTGGTGCAGCAGGCCATCGACGGCCACCTGCGCACGACCCCTGGGCTCGCCCGGCTGGACGGCTATCCCGGGACCAAGGTAGTGGTGCGAACCGACGCCGACCCGGCAGCGGTCGCGATCCTCTCCGGCGGCGGGTCCGGGCACGAACCCGCGCACGTGGGCTATGTCGGGCAGGGCATGCTCACCGCAGCCGTGGCGGGCGAGCTGTTCGCCTCCCCGGCTGTGGACGCCGTCGAGACGGCCATCGCCCACGTCACGACCGAGGCCGGCTGTGTGCTCGTGGTCAAGGACTACACGGGCGACCGCCTGAACTTCGGGCTGGCCGCCCAGCGTGCACGCGCCGACGGCCACGAGATCCGCGTCGTCACCGTGGCCGATGACATCGCCCTTCCCGACGCCGAGCACCCGCGCGGCCTCGCCGGCACCGTCCTGGTGCACAAGCTGGCCGGTCACCTCGCCCGAGAGGGGGCCGATGTCGACACGATCGCCGAGGCAGCGCAGGCGCTGGCCGACGACTGCCGGACCATCGGGCTGGCCCTGACCACCGCGACGATGCCAACGGCGGGGGAGGAGGGCCGGTTCGACGACGACGTGGCCGAGGTGGGCCTCGGCATCCACGGCGAACCCGGGGTGGAGCGGATCCCCACCGGAGACGCCACGGACTACGCCGAACTGCTGGCCGACCGGTTGCTCGACGGCGCGCCCGACGGGCCGCTGATCGTGCTGATCAACGACCTCGGGGCGGTCCCCCCGGTGGAGCTGGGGGTGCTGGTCGACGCGTTGCTGGCCGGTCCGCTGGGAGAGCGGGCCGAGCTCGTGGTCGGTCCCGGCCGGTTCATGACTTCCCTCGACATGTACGGGGTCAGCGTCACCATCGCCCCGCTGGACGACCAGCGTCGTGCCGCCTTGACCTCCCCGGTCGAGCCGGCCGCCTGGTCGAGCCCCGTCCCGGTACGGGCCCCGGAGGTGCTGGAGCTGCCCACGCGGGAGGGCGGTGAGGCGGTGGAGCCATCGGACCATCCGGGTCGACGGACAGCGCTGGAGGCCGTCGCCGACCGCCTCGCGGCGGCAAGGGACGAGCTCGACACCCTGGACTCCGCGGTGGGTGACGGGGACACCGGTACGACGTTCGCCGCGGGTGGCCGAGCGATCGCCGAGTCCTTGGACGAGCTGCCGCTGGCCGACCTTCCCGCGCTGCTCGGCGCCCTGTCCGCCCGGGTCACGGGGGCCATGGGCGGGTCGGCCGGCGCGCTGGTCGGGCTGCTGCTGGACGGGATGCGCGGTGCGCTGGCCGATGGAGAGGAACCGCCGGCTGCGCTGGCCGCCGGGCTGGAGGCGATGCAGGAGCACGGTGGCGCCGCGGAGGGTGATCGCACGATGCTCGACGCGTTGTGGCCCGCCCAACGGGTCCTCGCCGACGGTGGTGACCTGGAGGAGGCAGCGGACGTCGCACGCAAGGCCGCGCAGGCCACCGCCGAGATCGACGAAACCGGCGCCGGACGATCCAGCTACGTCGGCGCCGACGCCCTCGTGGGCAATCCAGACCCGGGCGCCATCGTGGCCGCCCATGTGCTCGAGGCGTTCGCCGCTGCCGTCTGTGGGGGGACCGACGGCTGA